The proteins below are encoded in one region of Paraflavitalea devenefica:
- a CDS encoding organic hydroperoxide resistance protein yields the protein MEQQVITAPAIEKVLYTGKTHTTGGRDGVSQSSDGRLDIQLSPPGAKGNGTNPEQLFAAGWSACFLGAIGIAAKDRKVVLPAGTAVDAEVDLGMTGSAYFLQARLHVSLPGIEPTLARELVEAAHQTCPYSKATRGNINVEINIV from the coding sequence ATGGAACAACAAGTAATTACTGCCCCGGCAATTGAAAAAGTATTGTATACCGGTAAAACACATACCACAGGTGGACGTGATGGAGTATCTCAGAGTTCAGACGGACGTCTTGATATACAACTTTCTCCTCCCGGCGCTAAAGGCAATGGCACCAATCCTGAACAATTGTTTGCAGCCGGCTGGTCGGCCTGCTTTTTAGGGGCCATCGGCATTGCTGCCAAAGACAGGAAGGTGGTGCTTCCTGCTGGCACCGCTGTAGATGCAGAAGTAGACCTTGGTATGACTGGCAGCGCTTATTTCCTGCAGGCGCGCCTGCATGTTAGTCTGCCCGGCATAGAACCAACGTTGGCCAGGGAACTGGTAGAAGCAGCCCATCAAACCTGTCCGTATTCAAAAGCTACCAGGGGTAATATTAACGTGGAGATCAATATTGTCTGA
- a CDS encoding DUF1223 domain-containing protein, translating to MKLFKRNTILGMLTVMPLVLWYVSCNAQNDKPMNLPAITNSNKGFAVVELFTSEGCSSCPPADKLMEKLQQENVDKPVYIVAFHVDYWDRQGWKDTFSAAAFTYRQRRYADWLHLETIYTPQVVVNGTSEYVGSQEGAIVQAISRELNKGADATLALQGKLDGNKLHVEYKVTGHKENAVLLLALVQKNAQTQVRAGENEGRRLSHVQIVRQLVQAAINNNSTMINLPEGFNKEGWEVVGFVQRKEDGRITAAARLNQEAN from the coding sequence ATGAAATTATTCAAACGCAATACCATCCTCGGAATGCTGACTGTAATGCCGTTGGTATTATGGTATGTCTCGTGCAACGCACAAAATGACAAGCCTATGAACCTGCCGGCAATAACCAATAGTAATAAAGGATTTGCCGTAGTGGAACTTTTTACTTCTGAAGGTTGCTCCAGTTGTCCACCAGCCGACAAGTTGATGGAAAAGCTGCAACAGGAAAATGTTGACAAGCCTGTTTACATTGTCGCGTTTCACGTTGATTACTGGGACCGCCAGGGCTGGAAAGACACCTTCAGTGCTGCTGCCTTTACCTACAGGCAACGCCGGTATGCCGACTGGCTGCACCTGGAAACAATTTATACGCCGCAGGTAGTAGTGAATGGAACGAGCGAATATGTAGGTTCACAGGAGGGTGCTATTGTACAGGCGATTTCCCGGGAGTTGAACAAAGGTGCTGATGCTACATTGGCGTTGCAGGGTAAGCTAGATGGCAACAAACTTCATGTTGAATATAAGGTAACCGGCCATAAAGAGAATGCCGTACTGTTACTGGCCCTCGTGCAAAAGAATGCACAAACCCAGGTGCGGGCCGGTGAAAATGAAGGCCGCCGTTTATCGCATGTACAGATCGTGCGGCAACTGGTGCAGGCAGCTATAAACAATAACAGCACCATGATCAATCTGCCTGAAGGCTTTAATAAAGAAGGCTGGGAGGTGGTTGGATTTGTACAACGCAAAGAAGACGGACGAATTACTGCTGCCGCCCGGCTTAACCAGGAAGCTAATTAA
- a CDS encoding sensor histidine kinase — MNTKNFTVSGKIIWLSSLALGLLVAIPKLAERHFNGYETVVNSAVTFVFALFVWYYNILTLPKYTARDIVKGFSPIRLVKSLALGIAVMFLLACLQQLLIDQLDFGPAMLMIEARGVLVNICFYMFIHYLYQNYLHQKIGIELERAKMDNLAAQYELLKQQVNPHFLFNSLNTLKYMVENKDDHSVDFILKLSDFYRFTLESRKLDMIPLSEELNILDAYTFLLKARFEEGIDITINIDPAHYTSYIPPFTLQLLIENCIKHNIVSLDRPLHIRLYSDKDNIVVENHIQLKRTKESSTGMGLENINQRYLHLLNKTIGIHPTDSLFTIKLPVVYEYRHH; from the coding sequence ATGAATACAAAAAACTTTACCGTCTCCGGCAAAATAATATGGCTAAGCTCACTGGCGCTGGGCCTGCTGGTGGCTATTCCTAAATTAGCTGAGCGGCATTTTAACGGCTATGAAACAGTCGTTAATTCGGCTGTTACTTTTGTGTTTGCCTTATTCGTCTGGTATTACAACATCCTGACCCTTCCCAAATACACAGCGCGCGATATAGTCAAAGGCTTTTCCCCGATACGGCTTGTCAAAAGCCTGGCGCTGGGTATAGCCGTCATGTTTTTACTGGCCTGTTTGCAACAGTTACTGATAGATCAGCTTGACTTTGGACCGGCCATGTTAATGATAGAGGCCCGAGGAGTGCTGGTAAATATCTGTTTTTACATGTTCATTCATTACCTGTACCAGAATTACCTGCATCAAAAAATAGGTATTGAACTGGAACGGGCTAAAATGGACAACCTGGCCGCCCAATATGAACTACTCAAACAACAGGTCAATCCACACTTCCTGTTCAACAGCTTAAATACGCTGAAATACATGGTAGAGAACAAGGATGACCACTCAGTGGATTTTATCCTCAAGCTGTCAGACTTCTACCGCTTCACCCTCGAAAGCAGGAAACTGGACATGATCCCCCTTTCAGAAGAGTTGAACATACTCGATGCTTATACATTCCTCTTAAAGGCCCGTTTCGAAGAGGGGATCGATATCACCATTAACATTGACCCGGCCCACTATACTTCTTACATACCTCCCTTTACCCTGCAACTGCTCATCGAAAACTGCATCAAGCACAACATCGTGTCGTTGGATCGTCCGCTGCACATTCGCTTGTACTCCGACAAGGATAACATTGTTGTTGAAAACCACATCCAGTTAAAAAGGACCAAAGAATCTTCCACGGGCATGGGGCTTGAGAACATTAACCAGCGGTATTTGCACCTGCTAAATAAAACCATTGGCATCCACCCTACCGATTCCCTGTTCACCATAAAATTGCCCGTTGTATATGAATATCGTCATCATTGA
- a CDS encoding LytR/AlgR family response regulator transcription factor — MNIVIIEDEIKAAKSLANMITAVRPAAQVVATLQSIESAVSYFSGNEMPDLVFMDIQLSDGLCFEIFTAVRLRCPVVFCTAYGEYAMEAIKANGIDYILKPFAKEEVQKAFEKVDNLKNFFQQHEQPDLNSLFKKAGLQEGKKSFLVFKDNKYVTVPTDQIAFIYIRYDTTTIMTFQKQTYPLTQSLEQVQEQLSPQQFYRLNRQYLINFSAVKEVEHYSARKLFVKLVVPAPDELLIGKEKTTAFLEWLGDR, encoded by the coding sequence ATGAATATCGTCATCATTGAAGATGAAATAAAAGCAGCCAAATCACTGGCCAACATGATTACAGCCGTCAGACCGGCAGCCCAGGTGGTGGCCACTTTACAAAGCATTGAAAGTGCGGTGAGCTACTTTTCAGGCAATGAGATGCCCGACCTGGTATTTATGGACATCCAGTTATCCGACGGCTTGTGCTTTGAGATCTTCACTGCTGTCCGGCTACGCTGCCCGGTCGTATTCTGCACCGCCTACGGGGAATACGCCATGGAAGCCATCAAGGCCAATGGCATTGACTATATATTAAAACCATTTGCAAAAGAAGAAGTACAGAAGGCCTTTGAAAAAGTAGATAACCTGAAAAACTTTTTCCAGCAGCATGAACAGCCCGACCTGAACAGCCTTTTTAAAAAAGCAGGCTTACAGGAAGGCAAAAAAAGCTTCCTGGTATTTAAAGACAACAAATACGTGACGGTACCCACCGACCAGATAGCTTTTATTTATATCAGGTATGACACCACTACCATCATGACCTTCCAGAAACAAACCTATCCGCTTACGCAATCACTTGAACAGGTGCAGGAACAATTATCCCCCCAACAATTTTACCGGTTAAACAGGCAATACCTCATTAACTTCAGTGCAGTGAAGGAAGTGGAACATTACTCGGCCCGTAAATTATTTGTAAAGCTCGTAGTCCCCGCCCCCGACGAACTACTAATCGGAAAAGAGAAGACCACCGCTTTTTTAGAATGGCTGGGTGACAGGTAA
- a CDS encoding DUF3108 domain-containing protein — translation MIANNLTYSQSLRALATGLLIVTTTWCKAQTVLVPGEKVLDKKWIRNGTYEMACYASSGGQQVEISSFTIKINSTDKALSVYTALQMTGSDDIWVDTSIADGNTFKPVYRSSFSPAKEMVVNYGKEVTGYYYDKQTKKRHTIKEGGNNAFFDSNTYPYLLGLLPLTTGYKNDLAVYDFKPGNQTNTKKARIEQVKSNLYTSNLTGEHKVWQVNVYEEATKDSYVYYIDKDTRRLWKVEILTQGQQLLLIDKEIDYNPFTTQFDKATTLKLVTTGNSVIIGQAFARDNQNEGMLKGIAIFNINKKQHAQAGTSVILIPYTDFYKEWIKLNDAARKKGRAIPLPKEAAECIKVTTVYDKEGHFEFTNLMPGEYLLYTEFGYEHTSSRTEVVGYTDTYINGMFQGSRANTTTYNVSTNAAAAIKKTITIKADGDKIEVKLKKTL, via the coding sequence ATGATAGCTAATAATCTTACGTATTCCCAGTCATTACGCGCGCTTGCTACAGGGCTGCTTATTGTTACAACAACATGGTGCAAGGCCCAAACAGTTTTAGTACCCGGCGAAAAGGTATTAGACAAAAAGTGGATCAGGAACGGTACCTATGAAATGGCTTGTTATGCCAGTTCGGGCGGCCAACAAGTAGAAATAAGCTCATTCACCATAAAAATTAACTCCACCGATAAAGCATTATCAGTCTATACTGCCTTACAAATGACAGGGTCTGATGATATTTGGGTCGATACCAGCATTGCCGATGGCAACACCTTTAAACCTGTTTACCGCTCTTCTTTCAGCCCGGCCAAAGAAATGGTGGTCAACTACGGTAAAGAAGTGACCGGTTATTACTACGACAAGCAGACTAAAAAAAGACATACCATTAAGGAGGGAGGAAACAACGCTTTCTTTGACAGCAATACCTATCCCTACCTGCTTGGCCTATTACCGCTCACGACCGGTTATAAAAACGACCTGGCAGTATATGATTTCAAACCAGGCAACCAGACAAATACCAAGAAAGCCCGGATTGAACAAGTAAAAAGCAACCTGTACACCAGCAACCTGACGGGTGAACACAAAGTATGGCAGGTAAATGTATATGAAGAAGCCACTAAGGACAGCTATGTGTATTACATTGATAAGGATACGCGCCGTTTGTGGAAAGTAGAGATACTCACCCAGGGACAGCAATTACTGCTGATAGATAAAGAGATCGACTACAATCCGTTTACGACACAGTTTGACAAAGCAACAACACTGAAACTGGTCACAACAGGCAATTCGGTTATTATCGGTCAGGCTTTTGCCCGGGACAACCAGAATGAAGGGATGCTGAAAGGAATAGCTATTTTCAACATCAACAAAAAGCAACACGCCCAGGCGGGCACATCGGTTATCCTGATCCCCTATACTGATTTCTATAAAGAGTGGATAAAATTGAATGATGCCGCCCGGAAAAAAGGCCGGGCTATTCCCCTCCCGAAAGAAGCCGCCGAATGCATCAAGGTCACGACAGTCTATGACAAAGAAGGGCATTTTGAATTTACCAACCTTATGCCCGGCGAATACCTGTTGTACACTGAGTTTGGCTACGAGCATACCTCCAGCAGGACCGAAGTAGTCGGTTATACAGATACTTACATCAACGGCATGTTCCAGGGTTCCCGCGCCAACACCACCACGTACAACGTTAGCACCAATGCGGCGGCAGCCATTAAAAAGACAATAACGATAAAAGCAGACGGCGACAAAATAGAAGTAAAGCTGAAGAAGACTTTGTAA
- a CDS encoding VOC family protein, which produces MLKFAYTIFYVQDVIKTIEFYEKAFGFKRAFIADTAEFGQLDTGGTALSFATIELITGEIPGGFIASDANKQPLGVEVAFSTDHVEQAYQAAIEAGAIEVTRPAVKPWGQTVGYVRDINGFLVEICTPIG; this is translated from the coding sequence ATGCTAAAGTTTGCCTACACCATTTTCTATGTACAAGACGTTATCAAAACCATTGAGTTCTATGAAAAGGCCTTTGGCTTTAAAAGGGCCTTTATTGCAGATACAGCCGAATTCGGACAACTCGATACCGGCGGCACAGCCCTTTCCTTTGCCACCATTGAATTAATAACAGGCGAAATTCCCGGCGGCTTCATTGCAAGCGATGCCAACAAACAACCTTTAGGAGTGGAAGTGGCCTTTTCCACAGACCATGTAGAACAGGCATACCAGGCAGCGATAGAGGCCGGTGCTATTGAGGTTACCCGCCCTGCCGTTAAACCATGGGGACAAACCGTGGGCTATGTGAGAGACATCAATGGATTCCTGGTAGAGATATGCACGCCCATCGGTTAG
- a CDS encoding YciI family protein, with protein sequence MQEFLIAIHRDLTSKNPMPSPEQMKAALKPYQDWIASIAAADKLVAPVKRWDVDGRVVTGAGAVHEGPYAEKKQSIGGLFLIKAKDYEEAVEIAKGCPIIQYGAVVEVRMAIPAA encoded by the coding sequence ATGCAAGAGTTCTTAATTGCGATCCACAGGGATCTTACCAGCAAAAACCCAATGCCATCACCTGAGCAAATGAAAGCGGCGTTAAAGCCTTACCAGGATTGGATTGCCAGTATAGCGGCTGCCGACAAGCTGGTGGCTCCTGTCAAGAGATGGGACGTTGATGGAAGGGTAGTAACAGGAGCCGGTGCCGTGCATGAGGGGCCCTACGCGGAGAAAAAGCAATCCATTGGTGGTTTATTCCTGATCAAAGCGAAAGACTACGAAGAAGCGGTGGAAATTGCCAAAGGATGCCCCATTATTCAATATGGTGCTGTTGTGGAAGTGCGTATGGCTATTCCTGCTGCATAG
- a CDS encoding SDR family oxidoreductase has product MKIVIIGGSGLIGSKLVYKLRQLDHEVIAASPASGVNTVTGEGLDEALKGTQVVVDVANSPSFEEKAVMEFFETSGRNLLKAAAANGVRHHIALSVVGTERLQQSGYFRAKLAQERLIKASGIPYTILHSTQFFEFAHSIAQAGTVGDEVHISPAAIQPIASDEVVDALTGIALGAPRNGTVEVAGPVRMPMDEFIRFYLSSTEDSRQLVTDERALYFGSTLNDATLVSDEVFLLGKVKYEDWFRAQPY; this is encoded by the coding sequence ATGAAAATTGTAATAATTGGCGGTAGCGGGCTTATTGGTTCAAAGCTCGTCTATAAGCTTCGCCAGCTTGATCATGAAGTGATCGCAGCCTCGCCTGCGAGCGGTGTTAATACCGTCACCGGTGAAGGGCTCGATGAAGCACTGAAAGGTACGCAGGTAGTGGTGGATGTGGCCAATTCCCCGTCGTTTGAAGAAAAGGCGGTTATGGAATTCTTTGAAACTTCCGGACGGAATTTACTGAAGGCAGCAGCGGCCAATGGTGTGAGACATCACATCGCTTTATCTGTGGTCGGTACCGAGCGGCTTCAACAGAGCGGGTATTTCCGGGCAAAGCTTGCCCAGGAAAGGTTGATCAAAGCGTCGGGTATTCCTTATACCATTTTGCATTCCACCCAGTTTTTCGAGTTTGCCCACAGTATTGCCCAGGCAGGAACGGTGGGGGATGAAGTGCATATTTCTCCGGCGGCCATTCAACCCATTGCATCGGATGAAGTTGTGGATGCGTTGACAGGTATCGCCCTGGGGGCTCCCCGGAATGGTACTGTTGAGGTGGCAGGCCCCGTACGCATGCCCATGGATGAATTTATCCGTTTTTACCTCAGTTCAACGGAAGACTCGCGCCAACTGGTAACGGATGAACGGGCGCTTTATTTCGGCTCCACCTTGAATGATGCAACACTTGTTTCTGATGAAGTTTTCCTACTTGGAAAAGTAAAGTACGAAGATTGGTTCAGGGCCCAGCCCTATTAA
- a CDS encoding SDR family oxidoreductase gives MKIVVIGGTGLIGSKVVANLRQGGHQVIAASPATGINTITGEGLAEAMNNTDVVIDLANSPSFEDNAVMEFFRTAGANLLAAEINAGVKHHVALSIVGVDLMQDSGYMRAKLVQENLIKQSGVPYTIVRSTQFLEFLAGIANQATQGNEVHISTVQFQPIAADDVAAFVTEAALAAPINGHFDIAGPDRYIASDIVAQYLHKTNDPRKVISNGEAQYFGAQISDTALVPAGKAKLGAISFEKWVSNSLQKA, from the coding sequence ATGAAAATCGTCGTCATCGGAGGCACCGGCCTCATCGGAAGCAAAGTAGTAGCCAATCTTCGTCAGGGGGGGCACCAGGTGATCGCCGCTTCTCCGGCCACCGGAATCAATACCATCACCGGTGAAGGTTTGGCGGAAGCCATGAACAACACAGATGTGGTGATAGACCTGGCCAACTCGCCCTCTTTTGAAGACAATGCCGTGATGGAATTCTTCCGGACTGCAGGCGCCAATTTACTGGCAGCGGAGATCAATGCCGGTGTAAAGCATCACGTGGCCCTTTCCATTGTTGGTGTTGACCTGATGCAGGACAGTGGTTATATGCGCGCAAAGTTGGTGCAGGAAAACCTGATCAAACAATCCGGAGTGCCTTATACCATTGTCCGGAGCACGCAATTCCTCGAATTTCTGGCCGGCATTGCCAACCAGGCTACTCAAGGCAATGAAGTACACATTTCTACTGTGCAATTCCAACCCATCGCTGCTGATGATGTAGCTGCTTTTGTAACCGAGGCTGCGCTGGCAGCACCCATTAATGGGCATTTTGACATTGCCGGCCCCGATCGTTATATCGCGTCTGACATTGTTGCGCAATACCTGCATAAGACAAATGATCCGCGAAAGGTTATTTCCAATGGCGAGGCTCAATACTTCGGCGCACAGATCAGTGATACTGCCTTAGTGCCAGCCGGTAAAGCCAAACTGGGTGCTATCTCTTTTGAAAAATGGGTAAGTAATTCACTGCAAAAAGCTTAA